The proteins below come from a single Faecalibaculum rodentium genomic window:
- a CDS encoding DUF1667 domain-containing protein codes for MLLPDGGRALRSVRMQAPVQIGDVVLADAAETGVNVIATRMVETV; via the coding sequence CTGCTTCTGCCGGATGGGGGCCGCGCCCTGCGGTCAGTCCGGATGCAGGCGCCGGTGCAGATCGGAGATGTGGTCCTGGCGGATGCGGCAGAAACCGGGGTGAATGTGATTGCAACCCGCATGGTGGAGACTGTCTGA
- the glpK gene encoding glycerol kinase GlpK produces MHRNPKYILAIDHGTTSTRAVLFDHDRHIVSIARKEGSVFYPEPGWVEQDAESIWLDTIAVMAEVLHKARLQPDQVAAIGISNQRETTVLWDRRTGLPVHNAIVWQSRQTSDICDRWKEQGYEDEVREKTGLRIDPYFSASKIAWLLENVPGVREQAENGDLLFGTMDTWLVWKLTGGDRHITDVSNASRTLLCDIGKLAWDEDLLKKFDIPRQILPEIVPTSQVYGSTAPYMFFGSQVPICSMVGDQQAALFGQLCLEKGMAKNTYGTGGFLLMNTGNEIVRSKNGLLSTVAWKIGDEVTYALEGSVFVSGSIMKWMRDELQLFEDVKETAQMAERAATTAGVYILPAFVGLGAPYWDDKAKAAIVGLTLGTGRDQLVRAALESMAYQVRDVLNAMEADAGIPIQVLKVDGGAAANDFLLQFQSDLCQLEVDRFKVNELTALGAAFLAGLAIGFWKREDLDIEVRRRFIPGRSKEEMDSRYQDWQQAVNACQAFKPAMVR; encoded by the coding sequence ATGCACAGAAATCCGAAATACATCCTGGCCATTGATCATGGTACCACATCCACCCGGGCGGTTCTCTTCGACCACGACCGGCACATTGTATCCATTGCCCGGAAAGAGGGAAGCGTCTTTTATCCGGAACCCGGCTGGGTGGAACAGGATGCGGAATCCATCTGGCTGGATACCATTGCGGTGATGGCAGAAGTGCTCCACAAGGCACGCCTGCAGCCGGACCAGGTGGCCGCCATCGGCATTTCCAACCAGCGGGAGACCACGGTGCTCTGGGACAGACGGACAGGACTGCCGGTGCACAATGCGATCGTATGGCAGTCCAGGCAGACCAGTGACATCTGCGACCGGTGGAAGGAACAGGGGTATGAGGATGAAGTGCGTGAAAAAACCGGTCTGCGGATCGACCCCTATTTCTCGGCGTCCAAAATCGCCTGGCTTCTGGAAAACGTGCCGGGGGTCCGGGAGCAGGCGGAAAACGGCGACCTGCTGTTCGGGACCATGGACACGTGGCTGGTGTGGAAGCTCACGGGAGGAGACCGCCACATCACGGATGTCTCCAATGCCAGCCGGACGCTTCTTTGCGACATTGGCAAACTGGCATGGGATGAGGACCTGCTGAAGAAATTTGACATTCCCCGCCAGATCCTGCCGGAGATCGTGCCCACGTCCCAGGTCTATGGCAGCACAGCTCCCTATATGTTCTTCGGGTCCCAGGTCCCCATCTGTTCCATGGTGGGGGACCAGCAGGCGGCGCTGTTCGGGCAGCTGTGTCTGGAGAAGGGCATGGCAAAAAACACCTACGGCACGGGCGGGTTCCTGCTGATGAACACAGGGAACGAAATCGTGCGGTCAAAAAACGGCCTGCTGTCCACCGTGGCCTGGAAGATCGGGGATGAGGTCACCTATGCCCTGGAGGGCTCGGTGTTTGTCTCGGGATCCATCATGAAATGGATGCGGGATGAGCTCCAGCTGTTTGAAGACGTGAAGGAAACCGCACAGATGGCCGAGCGGGCAGCAACAACGGCCGGGGTCTATATCCTGCCGGCGTTTGTGGGGCTCGGGGCTCCGTACTGGGATGACAAGGCCAAGGCCGCCATTGTGGGGCTGACCCTGGGCACCGGGCGTGACCAGCTGGTGCGTGCGGCGCTGGAAAGCATGGCGTATCAGGTGCGGGACGTGCTGAATGCCATGGAAGCGGATGCCGGGATCCCGATCCAGGTCCTGAAAGTGGACGGTGGTGCGGCGGCCAATGACTTCCTGCTGCAGTTTCAGTCCGATCTCTGCCAGCTGGAGGTGGACCGGTTCAAGGTCAATGAGCTCACGGCGCTGGGTGCTGCCTTCCTGGCGGGTCTGGCAATCGGGTTCTGGAAGCGGGAGGACCTGGACATCGAAGTCCGGCGGCGGTTCATACCCGGACGGTCGAAGGAGGAAATGGACAGCCGCTATCAGGACTGGCAGCAGGCGGTCAACGCCTGTCAGGCCTTCAAGCCGGCCATGGTCCGGTAA
- a CDS encoding ISL3 family transposase, whose translation MMAVKVKNSLENTALELFGLDASRVQNISTSPGIDQMLVEVTLVPAFPECPRCGGHNIVVFNYTPRVINHDVLTDRKCTLIYNARRYKCKDCHRTYGEDNPFAMKRQRISILTGKAIIEDLRSPNETFASVGERHHVSATTVMKIFDMCVSYPVPVKLCRVMQIDETYSFKSDDSKYVCMLLDYDAQSPVDVLPSRKKEYLAAYFRKFPRSERDRVEYISSDMYRPYREIAATFFPKAIFAVDRFHVVQEYTKSLNRVRIRVMKGTRKGSPEYYLLKHQSELLGIRPDAWYRDRTGKKMMIFDPAAPRSYVSGLKRQMNRYELREALLDTSPDLRKAYHFRNRLSEYYRKENLSTAEEELRSLIRDLDSTGVEELQSFADTLRNWFREIINSFHIVKQEYVVDPKTGNVRLKEHRLTSSMIENRNKIIKMIKHNANGYTNWERFRNRVLFVLSRGPEDGHPDRQDKAVNSRENSSK comes from the coding sequence ATGATGGCTGTAAAAGTCAAAAATTCCCTGGAAAATACAGCTCTTGAACTGTTCGGTCTTGATGCTTCCAGGGTCCAGAACATATCGACCTCCCCTGGCATCGATCAGATGCTTGTGGAGGTCACTTTGGTTCCTGCGTTTCCTGAATGCCCCCGATGCGGTGGTCATAACATCGTCGTTTTCAACTACACTCCCCGTGTGATAAACCATGATGTCCTTACAGACCGCAAATGCACTCTCATCTACAACGCCAGGCGTTACAAATGCAAAGACTGCCACCGCACCTATGGAGAAGACAATCCCTTCGCCATGAAAAGACAGCGGATCTCCATATTGACAGGAAAAGCGATCATCGAAGATCTCAGGTCTCCAAATGAAACTTTTGCTTCTGTAGGAGAGCGTCATCACGTTTCAGCTACGACAGTGATGAAGATATTCGACATGTGTGTAAGTTACCCTGTGCCGGTGAAACTATGCAGGGTGATGCAGATCGACGAAACATATTCCTTCAAATCTGATGATTCAAAATATGTATGCATGCTCCTGGACTACGATGCCCAGTCCCCGGTGGATGTGCTCCCTTCCAGGAAAAAGGAGTATCTGGCAGCTTATTTCCGAAAGTTTCCCAGAAGCGAGAGAGACAGAGTGGAGTACATCTCGTCCGATATGTACAGGCCCTACAGGGAGATAGCTGCGACTTTCTTTCCCAAAGCGATATTCGCCGTGGACAGGTTCCATGTGGTCCAGGAATATACGAAGAGCCTGAACAGAGTGAGGATCCGTGTGATGAAAGGAACTCGAAAAGGGTCTCCGGAATACTATCTGCTCAAGCATCAGAGTGAACTTCTGGGGATCAGGCCTGATGCCTGGTACAGGGACAGGACAGGAAAGAAGATGATGATATTTGATCCGGCAGCACCCAGATCTTATGTCAGCGGACTGAAGAGGCAGATGAACAGATATGAACTGCGTGAGGCACTGCTGGATACGAGCCCGGACCTGAGGAAGGCGTATCACTTCCGGAACCGGCTGTCGGAGTATTACAGAAAAGAAAACCTGAGTACTGCAGAGGAGGAGCTCAGATCTCTGATTAGAGATCTAGACAGTACAGGTGTGGAGGAACTGCAGAGTTTCGCTGACACCCTGCGCAACTGGTTCAGGGAAATCATCAATTCGTTCCATATCGTCAAGCAGGAATATGTGGTCGATCCGAAGACCGGGAATGTAAGGCTGAAAGAACATCGCCTGACCAGCTCGATGATAGAGAACAGAAACAAGATCATCAAGATGATCAAACACAATGCGAATGGATATACGAACTGGGAACGGTTCAGGAACAGAGTCCTGTTTGTGCTTTCCAGGGGTCCTGAAGATGGGCATCCAGACAGACAGGATAAAGCTGTCAACAGTAGAGAGAACAGCAGCAAATAG